The following proteins are co-located in the Fructilactobacillus carniphilus genome:
- a CDS encoding shikimate kinase translates to MDLILIGFMGSGKTTISQLLGERLGLPVTDLDQVIVETAEQSIAAIFAEQGEVGFRLLETQALATQLDQPGILATGGGVPTQEQNRELLQRHAAPVVLLEIAPETAYERVKADEHRPIAKNLDLAELAALKASRQAYYQSCADLVVDANQTPETIVNEIIDYFQAIN, encoded by the coding sequence ATGGATTTAATTTTGATCGGATTCATGGGCAGCGGCAAAACCACGATTAGTCAGTTACTCGGCGAACGATTGGGACTGCCCGTGACCGATTTAGACCAGGTGATTGTAGAAACCGCCGAACAATCCATCGCAGCCATCTTTGCCGAACAAGGCGAAGTAGGATTTCGTCTGTTAGAAACCCAGGCGCTCGCCACTCAGTTGGATCAACCGGGGATTTTAGCAACCGGAGGCGGGGTTCCCACGCAGGAACAGAATCGAGAACTCTTACAGCGCCATGCGGCTCCGGTGGTTTTACTGGAGATTGCGCCAGAAACGGCTTACGAACGGGTGAAAGCGGACGAGCATCGCCCGATTGCGAAAAACCTCGATTTAGCCGAACTAGCGGCGTTGAAAGCCTCCCGGCAGGCTTATTATCAAAGCTGTGCTGATTTAGTGGTGGACGCTAACCAAACTCCAGAGACGATTGTGAATGAGATTATAGATTATTTTCAAGCAATAAATTAA
- a CDS encoding cupin domain-containing protein encodes MANEIKNENVKNGVIFPVGEDNPYGQYFTGKSFLDTLVTDPDLDAGVGNVTFEPGTRNNWHVHYGYQILLVTGGEGWYQEEGKPARHLVPGDVVVTKKNIKHWHGATKDSWFAHIAITSGKSEFLEPVSDAEYDQLGE; translated from the coding sequence ATGGCAAACGAAATTAAAAATGAAAACGTTAAAAACGGAGTGATTTTTCCCGTCGGAGAAGACAATCCGTATGGACAATACTTTACCGGGAAGAGCTTTTTGGACACTTTAGTGACCGATCCCGATCTTGATGCCGGGGTGGGAAACGTGACCTTTGAACCCGGGACGCGGAATAACTGGCACGTCCACTACGGATATCAAATTTTGTTAGTTACCGGTGGGGAAGGTTGGTATCAAGAAGAAGGGAAACCAGCTCGGCACCTTGTTCCTGGAGACGTCGTGGTCACTAAAAAGAACATCAAACACTGGCACGGGGCTACAAAAGACAGTTGGTTCGCCCACATTGCGATTACCAGTGGAAAATCAGAATTCTTAGAACCAGTTTCTGATGCAGAATACGATCAGTTAGGAGAATAA
- a CDS encoding type 1 glutamine amidotransferase gives MRINVLQHTPDEGPGTIKEWADNHDYELYVYHPYMFGMLPTAAETDFLVILGGPMSPNDGIPWIEQERELIQQLVKAHEPIFGVCFGAQQITKVFGKRVVKSPAKEVGWAPVYLQSDQIPGLPHQLTALHWHEDCCELPDQAELLFSSDLVQQQGFLIGDNIIGLQFHLEPTQDNVHEMIVNDGRYALDHNDLQQTPTEIDTTPVPSENKTAMFQLLDFLTH, from the coding sequence ATGCGCATCAACGTTTTACAACACACTCCAGATGAAGGTCCAGGCACCATTAAAGAATGGGCAGATAATCACGACTACGAGTTATACGTCTATCACCCGTACATGTTTGGGATGTTACCCACGGCCGCAGAAACCGACTTCTTGGTAATTCTTGGTGGTCCTATGAGTCCTAACGACGGGATTCCGTGGATTGAACAAGAACGGGAGCTAATTCAGCAACTGGTTAAAGCCCATGAACCCATCTTCGGAGTCTGCTTTGGCGCTCAACAAATTACCAAAGTTTTTGGCAAACGAGTGGTTAAATCTCCTGCCAAAGAAGTGGGCTGGGCGCCCGTTTACTTACAAAGTGACCAAATTCCGGGTCTGCCTCACCAGCTAACTGCTTTGCATTGGCACGAAGATTGTTGTGAACTCCCCGACCAAGCAGAATTGTTGTTCAGTTCTGATTTAGTGCAACAGCAGGGTTTTTTAATTGGCGACAATATCATCGGCCTGCAGTTTCACCTGGAACCCACCCAAGATAACGTGCACGAGATGATTGTCAATGATGGTCGGTATGCCTTGGATCACAACGATTTACAGCAAACGCCAACGGAGATTGATACCACGCCGGTCCCTAGTGAAAACAAAACCGCAATGTTCCAATTACTAGATTTTCTGACGCACTAA
- a CDS encoding ATP-binding cassette domain-containing protein has product MEPERHLPHQIEVRGGNVHNLKNINVNIPLNQFVAISGLSGSGKSSLAMGILYAEGSRRYLEALSTYTRRRISQNQGAPQVQEVKHIPSALALRQRPDVPSERSTVGSMTEVFNVVRLIFSRLGSPVCPNGHRLKPSLNIAQVMDLPGDNTEMGLLTCPVCGVQFEAKSAEDFSFNAAGRCLKCDGTGEVRELDERKLIGNENLTLDEGAVASWHLPGRNFMPTVAATLGVRTDVPYKDLTDHEKDIVLHGAKKQYPVDFRTSTGRVFHTDNTLYENAYAAVYDSLKTAKSERSLNKINQFFHFSVCPVCHGSRLNPDLLTQIVGEKNIAEVADLALGDLADWERVTKHELPDDMQHMTDILFSNLQATLHPLLELGLDYLTLSRGSNTLSTGELQRIQLAKTLRTETTGVLYVLDEPSIGLHPDNVKGLLHVFRALIAQGNSLVVVDHDVDIIATADWIIEIGPGSGAQGGQVIAEGTPAHLQSDPESLIGPFLSGKAPVMHEKVASRPDAQQLDTTVQVADYFNLHDVTITIPGNQITTVTGFSGAGKTSLILDSLVPAITAQTRGQQLPEQVLRLDTQLDHLVSVDAKPVGKNARSSLATYTNIMDNLRKLFASLPAAQEHHYSVSDFSYNNKKGACPHCGGIGVITLDIQYLPDIEQTCPVCHGNRYNDEIQAIKWHGYSIVDLLKLSVRDALPVFQEVPTIQRTLQTLAEIGLDYLHLGESTPTLSGGEAQRLKLINHLGKHQERTLFVFDEPSIGLHPLDVQTLLGVMNQLKQRGATIIIITHDLELVANSDYLIDLGPKGGAAGGQLMAAGTPQTLVQYPTSLTTEYLARYWQKFGLGD; this is encoded by the coding sequence ATGGAACCTGAAAGGCATCTTCCGCACCAAATCGAAGTCCGGGGCGGCAACGTCCACAACCTGAAAAACATTAACGTCAACATTCCCTTAAACCAGTTTGTGGCCATCTCTGGCCTCTCTGGTTCGGGGAAGAGTTCGTTAGCAATGGGAATTCTGTACGCCGAGGGGTCGCGTCGTTATCTAGAAGCGCTTTCGACCTACACCCGGCGGCGGATTAGCCAGAATCAGGGAGCGCCGCAAGTGCAGGAGGTCAAACATATTCCGTCGGCCTTAGCCCTGCGCCAACGACCCGATGTTCCGTCCGAACGTTCCACGGTGGGATCGATGACGGAGGTCTTTAACGTAGTGCGGCTAATTTTTTCGCGGTTGGGTTCGCCGGTTTGTCCCAACGGGCACCGGTTGAAACCCAGTCTAAACATTGCCCAAGTCATGGATCTTCCAGGAGACAACACCGAGATGGGCTTATTGACCTGTCCGGTGTGTGGTGTTCAGTTTGAAGCCAAGTCGGCCGAGGATTTTTCCTTTAATGCTGCCGGGCGCTGTCTTAAATGTGACGGAACGGGAGAGGTACGGGAACTCGATGAACGCAAATTGATTGGTAACGAGAACCTGACCCTCGACGAAGGAGCCGTGGCGTCTTGGCACTTACCAGGTCGTAATTTCATGCCGACGGTAGCGGCTACGTTGGGCGTTCGGACGGATGTCCCGTACAAGGACTTAACTGACCACGAAAAGGATATTGTCCTGCACGGAGCCAAAAAACAGTATCCCGTGGATTTTCGGACGTCAACCGGACGGGTTTTTCATACCGATAACACGCTGTACGAGAACGCCTACGCCGCGGTTTATGATTCATTAAAAACAGCCAAGAGTGAACGGTCCCTGAACAAAATTAACCAGTTCTTTCACTTCTCAGTGTGCCCGGTTTGTCACGGGAGTCGGTTGAATCCCGATTTATTGACCCAAATTGTCGGGGAAAAGAACATTGCCGAAGTAGCGGACCTAGCGCTTGGTGATTTAGCGGATTGGGAGCGCGTGACCAAGCACGAACTGCCGGATGACATGCAGCACATGACCGATATTTTATTTTCCAACTTACAAGCGACCCTGCATCCGTTGTTAGAACTGGGACTTGATTATCTAACCCTCTCTCGGGGCAGCAACACGCTGTCGACTGGTGAATTGCAACGGATTCAACTAGCTAAAACCCTGCGGACCGAGACCACCGGGGTCTTGTACGTCCTCGATGAACCATCGATCGGACTGCATCCAGATAACGTGAAAGGACTTCTCCACGTCTTTCGCGCCTTAATTGCGCAGGGCAATTCCCTGGTTGTAGTTGATCACGACGTGGACATTATTGCCACCGCCGATTGGATTATTGAAATTGGTCCCGGATCGGGGGCCCAGGGAGGCCAGGTGATTGCGGAAGGCACGCCAGCGCACTTGCAATCGGATCCAGAATCTTTAATCGGACCATTTTTATCTGGAAAAGCACCAGTTATGCACGAGAAGGTGGCTAGTCGGCCGGATGCACAACAGCTGGATACCACGGTGCAGGTGGCTGATTACTTTAACCTGCACGATGTAACCATTACGATTCCCGGCAACCAGATTACGACGGTCACTGGTTTTTCCGGAGCGGGAAAAACCAGCTTGATTTTGGATAGTTTAGTGCCGGCAATTACGGCGCAAACTCGGGGTCAGCAACTACCGGAACAAGTCCTACGCTTGGATACCCAGTTAGATCACTTAGTTAGCGTTGATGCTAAACCGGTGGGGAAGAACGCTCGCTCCAGTTTAGCCACCTACACAAACATCATGGATAACTTACGGAAGCTGTTTGCCAGTTTACCGGCCGCCCAGGAGCATCACTACAGTGTTTCGGACTTTTCGTACAACAATAAAAAGGGCGCCTGCCCGCACTGTGGTGGGATTGGCGTCATTACTTTAGACATTCAGTATCTGCCAGACATTGAGCAAACCTGTCCGGTGTGTCATGGAAATCGGTATAACGATGAGATTCAAGCAATTAAGTGGCACGGCTATTCCATCGTTGATCTACTCAAGTTGTCCGTCCGGGATGCATTACCGGTCTTTCAAGAAGTACCCACCATTCAGCGGACCCTGCAGACCTTAGCTGAAATTGGCCTTGATTACCTCCACTTAGGGGAAAGTACTCCAACCTTGTCGGGAGGGGAAGCCCAACGACTGAAACTGATTAACCACCTCGGCAAGCATCAGGAACGGACCCTGTTCGTGTTTGACGAACCGTCGATTGGATTGCATCCCCTCGACGTCCAAACCTTGCTGGGAGTCATGAACCAGCTTAAACAACGCGGGGCCACCATCATTATCATCACGCATGATCTGGAGCTGGTGGCGAACTCTGATTATCTGATTGATTTGGGTCCCAAAGGGGGAGCAGCCGGTGGTCAACTGATGGCAGCTGGCACGCCACAAACTTTAGTTCAGTATCCGACTAGCCTAACCACTGAGTATTTAGCGCGGTACTGGCAGAAATTTGGGTTAGGTGATTAG
- a CDS encoding DMT family transporter, which produces MLVKLTNAPSAVMGMYRMYLASVFLLPMVLKHRGDFKKITKVNYVYLIIAGLFLALHFGLWFESLKLTTVTSSTVILSTQPIVALFGGFLIYKEKVDLKSFLTIIVSIIGVIIVSWGDLGGNNSLALLGDLLSFLSVIALVSYLLIGQAKIKNISFWIYSFIVFLVAGVFLNLFNLMTNTQMTGYSIYDWFMFVALAIFPTIAHVLYNYLLNFVSPTTISMSMLGEPIGATILAVIFLHQKVTALQILGGVIVLVGIYLFLKNQSKENQVT; this is translated from the coding sequence ATTTTAGTTAAACTAACTAATGCCCCATCAGCCGTGATGGGAATGTATCGGATGTATTTAGCCAGTGTCTTTTTACTTCCAATGGTGTTAAAACATCGTGGTGATTTTAAAAAGATAACAAAGGTTAATTACGTTTATCTAATCATCGCCGGTTTATTTTTAGCATTACATTTCGGTTTATGGTTTGAGTCTTTGAAATTAACGACGGTAACCAGTTCAACGGTCATCCTCTCGACCCAACCGATTGTTGCCCTATTTGGTGGCTTTTTGATCTATAAAGAAAAAGTGGATTTAAAGAGTTTCTTGACCATTATTGTGTCAATCATTGGAGTAATAATTGTCAGTTGGGGGGACCTCGGCGGTAATAACTCCCTTGCTTTGTTAGGTGATTTGTTATCGTTTTTAAGTGTAATTGCACTGGTATCTTACCTTTTAATTGGACAAGCAAAAATTAAAAATATTTCGTTTTGGATATATAGTTTCATTGTTTTCCTAGTGGCAGGAGTATTTTTAAATCTCTTTAATTTGATGACCAACACGCAAATGACTGGATACTCCATTTATGACTGGTTCATGTTTGTGGCGTTAGCAATTTTTCCAACGATTGCGCATGTATTGTATAATTACTTATTGAATTTTGTTAGTCCAACTACCATCTCAATGAGTATGTTAGGAGAACCAATCGGAGCTACTATTTTAGCGGTAATCTTTTTACACCAAAAAGTTACGGCATTGCAGATTTTGGGGGGCGTGATTGTCTTGGTTGGCATCTATCTCTTCCTGAAAAATCAAAGTAAAGAAAATCAAGTCACCTAA
- a CDS encoding universal stress protein, which yields MTENYKRILAPVDGGEDTMPVLNRAVELAKQNNSHLDILNVIQVTQFNRNYGNAVSADTVYKLTDQTKEILETLKQSAVKAGLTDVSIHMRFGNPKRIIAHEFPEDHKDDLIVMGATGLSAVEQLVVGSVTNYVIRTAKPDVLIVK from the coding sequence ATGACAGAGAATTACAAACGGATTTTAGCTCCTGTAGACGGCGGCGAAGACACCATGCCGGTTTTGAACCGCGCCGTAGAATTAGCTAAACAAAATAACAGCCACTTAGACATCTTAAACGTCATCCAAGTGACGCAATTCAACCGAAACTACGGTAACGCAGTTTCTGCTGATACAGTTTACAAGTTGACGGATCAAACCAAGGAAATTTTGGAAACTTTGAAACAATCAGCCGTAAAAGCTGGTTTAACCGATGTTTCCATTCACATGCGGTTTGGTAATCCGAAACGGATTATTGCCCATGAATTCCCAGAAGACCACAAGGATGACTTAATTGTCATGGGCGCCACCGGCTTATCTGCCGTGGAACAACTAGTGGTTGGTTCTGTAACTAACTACGTCATTCGAACTGCTAAACCAGACGTTTTAATCGTAAAGTAA
- a CDS encoding SDR family oxidoreductase, with protein MPVKDKVVVITGGSSGMGAATAKLANERGAKVVIGSRNQAKLDEMLKTVAHPENFAVQLTDVTKLTDVQSLVNLAVEKFGQLDVLYNNAGIMPQGMVADAEKLDEWQAILNTNIMGVLNGISAATPIMRKQGHGLIMATDSVAGHVVYPGSAVYNGSKYAVRAIMEGLRQEEHQNGIKTGIVSPGAVDTNLYSTVHDEKIRKQMLEGNSANKNGWLKSEDIAEIAVFMMSQPENVDINEVLVRPTGQPI; from the coding sequence ATGCCAGTTAAAGATAAAGTAGTTGTCATTACCGGTGGTTCGTCTGGAATGGGTGCCGCTACCGCAAAGTTAGCTAACGAACGCGGGGCCAAGGTGGTAATTGGTTCGCGGAACCAAGCCAAGTTAGATGAAATGCTAAAAACAGTGGCTCATCCTGAAAACTTCGCCGTTCAATTAACCGATGTAACTAAGCTAACGGACGTACAAAGTTTGGTTAACCTGGCGGTGGAAAAATTTGGTCAATTAGACGTGCTCTACAACAACGCCGGGATTATGCCTCAGGGAATGGTAGCCGATGCCGAGAAGTTAGATGAATGGCAAGCCATTTTAAACACCAACATCATGGGCGTGCTCAACGGGATTAGTGCCGCCACTCCGATCATGCGCAAGCAAGGGCATGGTTTGATCATGGCGACCGACTCCGTCGCAGGACACGTGGTTTACCCTGGTTCCGCGGTTTACAACGGTTCCAAGTACGCTGTCCGAGCCATCATGGAAGGACTTCGCCAAGAAGAACACCAAAACGGCATCAAAACCGGAATTGTTTCGCCCGGGGCCGTGGACACGAACCTCTACTCAACGGTTCATGATGAAAAAATCAGAAAACAAATGCTGGAAGGCAACAGTGCCAACAAGAATGGTTGGCTAAAATCCGAAGACATTGCTGAAATTGCAGTCTTCATGATGAGTCAACCAGAAAACGTAGATATCAACGAAGTCTTGGTTCGGCCCACGGGACAACCAATTTAA
- a CDS encoding carboxymuconolactone decarboxylase family protein, with the protein MAQKQTAGHDNFGDFAPKFAEMNDDVLFGEIWSREQKLPAKQRSLITCTSLISQGIFGPLQYHLETAKKNGVTKEEMVEAITQLAFYAGWPKAWTAMSLAKEVYAEDEKKG; encoded by the coding sequence ATGGCGCAAAAACAAACAGCAGGACACGATAACTTTGGTGATTTTGCCCCGAAATTTGCCGAAATGAACGACGACGTTTTGTTTGGTGAAATTTGGTCGCGGGAACAAAAACTTCCTGCTAAGCAACGAAGTTTAATTACGTGCACGAGCCTCATTTCCCAGGGCATCTTTGGCCCGTTGCAGTACCACTTAGAAACGGCGAAAAAGAACGGCGTTACTAAAGAAGAAATGGTGGAAGCCATTACCCAGTTAGCGTTCTACGCGGGTTGGCCCAAGGCGTGGACAGCGATGAGTCTTGCTAAGGAAGTTTATGCAGAAGACGAAAAGAAAGGATGA
- a CDS encoding RluA family pseudouridine synthase, with protein sequence MQWHYELPVATATGAIALRDFLKKQLQLPKRLVGDLRRNQRVLVNRRYQPMNTMLQASDVINLTFLPQDFRNPFPKTLLDEHLTIPILFENADFVIVNKPRGIKTHANQPGESGAVLNGVAAHYAPNPVYMIHRLDQETSGALLFGKSPAAVPILTKMIREKQIQREYLVRIRGQLLAPAGIIKAPIGLDPTDQRKRRVNGPNAQDAVTHYRVLQSSPTESLLEVQLETGRTHQIRVHLAFLGHPIQNDPLYDPQAENGQAMQLHSWRVRMRTPFTDQPLAVTAPVPPEMEIPFKI encoded by the coding sequence ATGCAGTGGCACTATGAATTACCCGTTGCAACAGCGACCGGGGCAATCGCACTGCGGGACTTTTTAAAGAAACAGTTGCAACTGCCCAAACGATTAGTGGGCGACTTACGGAGAAACCAACGGGTGTTGGTTAACCGCCGCTACCAACCCATGAATACGATGCTTCAAGCTTCCGATGTTATTAACTTAACCTTTCTCCCCCAGGATTTTCGCAATCCGTTCCCCAAGACGCTGTTAGACGAGCACCTCACGATTCCGATTCTCTTTGAAAACGCTGACTTTGTCATTGTCAATAAACCACGCGGGATCAAGACCCACGCTAACCAACCGGGTGAAAGTGGCGCCGTCTTAAACGGAGTAGCGGCCCACTATGCACCTAATCCGGTCTACATGATTCACCGTTTAGACCAGGAAACCAGTGGCGCACTGCTCTTTGGCAAAAGCCCTGCCGCCGTGCCGATTCTTACCAAGATGATTCGGGAAAAACAAATCCAACGTGAATACTTGGTGCGAATTCGAGGACAACTACTAGCCCCGGCCGGCATCATCAAAGCACCTATCGGTTTGGACCCCACCGACCAGCGCAAACGGCGGGTCAACGGACCAAATGCCCAGGACGCCGTCACCCATTACCGCGTGCTCCAGAGTAGCCCGACGGAAAGCTTGCTCGAGGTTCAGCTAGAGACCGGGCGGACCCACCAAATTCGGGTGCATCTCGCATTTCTCGGTCATCCGATTCAAAACGATCCGTTGTATGATCCGCAAGCAGAGAACGGCCAGGCAATGCAACTACATTCATGGCGGGTTCGGATGCGAACGCCCTTTACTGACCAACCGCTAGCCGTGACGGCACCAGTGCCGCCGGAGATGGAAATTCCGTTTAAAATTTAA
- a CDS encoding MerR family transcriptional regulator, whose product MVSIANDYYSIGEFAKKTGLSTYTLRYYERENLIVPHRDEKQRRFYTEQDVGWVHFLMHLKGTGMSMNEIQQYITWRAQGDATIEQRKELLQNVRERSLAQIRETQNHLEILSHKIDWYDGKLDHSIQDSESFAEYLKQFKTEN is encoded by the coding sequence TTGGTTAGCATCGCGAACGATTACTATTCCATCGGTGAATTTGCGAAAAAAACGGGACTTTCAACGTATACGCTGCGGTATTATGAGCGGGAAAATTTGATTGTACCGCATCGAGATGAGAAGCAACGGCGCTTTTATACGGAACAAGACGTCGGCTGGGTCCATTTCCTCATGCACCTGAAGGGCACCGGCATGTCTATGAATGAAATTCAACAGTACATTACCTGGCGGGCGCAGGGAGATGCGACCATTGAACAACGTAAAGAGTTACTACAAAACGTCCGAGAACGAAGCTTAGCCCAGATTCGGGAAACGCAAAATCATTTGGAGATTCTTTCCCATAAAATCGATTGGTATGACGGTAAATTGGACCATTCGATTCAGGATTCGGAATCTTTTGCGGAGTATTTGAAACAATTTAAAACCGAAAATTAA
- a CDS encoding DUF2255 family protein — MAEKWTAAQLQEFSEADDMKVSPFYSDGKTYGTPTWIWSVVTNDNLYVRAYNGQNSSWYQAAMQQGAGKIHLAGQDYEVKFERVANTPELDHAISAAYQTKYAKSPYLPPMLKEGPVGATVKIIPNN; from the coding sequence ATGGCTGAAAAATGGACTGCCGCCCAACTACAAGAATTTAGTGAAGCTGATGACATGAAGGTTTCACCGTTTTACAGTGATGGAAAGACTTACGGCACCCCAACCTGGATTTGGTCCGTAGTTACAAATGATAATTTATACGTCCGGGCTTATAACGGCCAAAACTCTTCGTGGTACCAAGCGGCGATGCAGCAAGGAGCTGGTAAGATTCATTTGGCGGGTCAGGACTACGAGGTTAAATTTGAACGCGTTGCCAATACGCCTGAGTTAGACCACGCCATTAGTGCGGCCTACCAAACTAAGTATGCTAAGAGCCCCTATTTGCCACCGATGCTAAAAGAGGGACCGGTTGGAGCAACGGTGAAAATTATTCCTAATAATTAG
- a CDS encoding MFS transporter produces MTYLPVLRNAAFRWLITGNTLSNIASSIANVSLVWIAYHHFNSPLIIAVVLGALELPSLLIGPFAGGLLDHFQKTTLMTVANLINALVFIFLIFNPLRNPVDLGLFLVLLIISGAVKPLLMGGSSMIIQEVFPTSDLKVTANSLNTMSFDFTYLLGALLSGLVLSLGYGLKVYGLVAGLYLVVSFCYSRIKVNQTQIQQQPNLSYVSDLKNALRIIFTNHAIAAALILDFVWNLFLWAGLTVLLPIAVKLLYGNSAIQYGFLDSMTSVGIILGSLLVGLYHRKQLPLLKIVAGAIALHAVLFILIGFSTQVYVTAFLLFLIGLIVAPALIYKSTFYQSMFNSESKGLLFTLAGTMTSASYPIGIALTSLLASLVGSQIGSLFIGFGGVTLVTAGFVYYKLRRGSALQSK; encoded by the coding sequence ATGACTTACTTACCGGTTTTGCGCAACGCCGCCTTTCGCTGGTTAATCACCGGCAATACGCTCTCAAACATCGCTAGTAGCATTGCTAACGTTTCGTTGGTCTGGATTGCTTACCACCATTTCAATTCGCCCCTCATCATCGCGGTCGTGCTAGGCGCTTTAGAACTTCCATCTCTGCTAATTGGTCCTTTTGCCGGCGGCCTCCTGGACCACTTTCAAAAGACTACTTTAATGACGGTTGCCAACCTAATTAACGCACTGGTTTTTATCTTTTTAATTTTTAATCCCTTACGCAATCCAGTGGATTTAGGTCTCTTTTTAGTTTTATTAATAATTAGTGGCGCCGTAAAACCCTTGTTAATGGGTGGTTCCTCGATGATTATTCAAGAAGTCTTTCCCACTTCTGACCTCAAAGTGACGGCTAATTCCCTCAACACCATGAGCTTTGACTTCACCTATTTACTGGGAGCACTGCTATCGGGATTAGTTCTTTCCCTTGGTTACGGCCTTAAGGTTTATGGGTTAGTGGCCGGCCTATACTTAGTGGTGAGCTTTTGTTATTCGCGCATCAAAGTAAACCAAACACAGATCCAGCAGCAACCGAACCTTAGCTACGTTTCCGATTTAAAAAATGCCTTGCGCATCATTTTCACTAATCATGCGATTGCTGCGGCCCTAATTTTAGACTTCGTCTGGAATCTCTTTCTCTGGGCCGGTTTAACCGTTCTGCTACCGATTGCGGTTAAGTTACTCTACGGCAATTCAGCGATTCAATACGGCTTCTTAGATTCCATGACTTCGGTCGGAATCATCCTTGGTTCACTATTAGTGGGACTCTATCACCGAAAACAATTGCCCTTGCTAAAAATCGTGGCGGGAGCTATTGCTCTTCACGCGGTTTTATTCATCCTAATTGGCTTTTCCACCCAGGTTTACGTCACTGCCTTCCTGCTATTTTTAATTGGTCTCATTGTGGCTCCAGCACTGATTTACAAAAGTACCTTCTACCAATCCATGTTTAACTCAGAATCAAAGGGCTTATTATTTACCCTAGCCGGAACGATGACCTCCGCTAGCTATCCCATCGGAATTGCTCTGACCAGCCTACTCGCAAGTTTAGTCGGTTCCCAGATTGGCAGCTTATTCATTGGATTTGGTGGCGTTACCCTTGTCACAGCGGGATTCGTTTACTATAAGTTACGGCGTGGTTCTGCTTTGCAATCAAAATAA
- a CDS encoding prephenate dehydrogenase encodes MTTVFIHGFGLLGSSLARVLRQGSEPVTIIGSDQDHAQIDYAKQHQLLDHISAGLERAPEADVIILATPVDQIKQTLRALAKLPLQPGVIVTDVGSTKQSVVEASQALAATPAVFVGGHPMAGSHKTGARAGRADLFENAFYFQTPQSSAERAAAQQLQHLLAGTKAKFVQITPERHDRLVGQVSHLPHVLAAGLVNQSKQALQSDSLGLRVAAGGFKSMTRIAAADPTMWQSILLNNGPVVSDQVAAYIETLQRVQTSIDQQDGPALWEYFQSAQQSRQQLEQQDDNRGAGFYDLFLDIPDQPGTIARVTTLLAQAHLNLVNLQILEVREDVNGILQLTFSTAADAQRAEATLAPEYHIVRRD; translated from the coding sequence ATGACAACGGTTTTCATTCACGGATTTGGTTTGTTAGGGAGTTCGCTGGCGCGAGTGCTGCGGCAGGGATCTGAACCGGTGACCATCATCGGCAGCGACCAGGATCACGCTCAAATTGATTACGCAAAACAGCACCAGTTGCTAGACCACATTAGTGCGGGCTTGGAACGGGCTCCGGAAGCGGATGTGATTATTTTAGCGACGCCGGTGGATCAAATTAAGCAAACACTGCGTGCGTTGGCAAAGTTGCCACTTCAACCGGGTGTGATTGTTACCGACGTGGGCAGCACAAAACAGAGCGTGGTGGAAGCGAGTCAAGCATTAGCGGCCACCCCTGCGGTCTTTGTCGGCGGCCATCCGATGGCCGGATCTCATAAAACGGGAGCACGCGCTGGTCGGGCCGATTTATTTGAAAATGCCTTCTACTTTCAAACCCCGCAAAGTAGTGCCGAACGAGCTGCAGCCCAGCAACTACAACATTTGCTGGCCGGAACGAAAGCCAAGTTTGTCCAGATTACGCCTGAACGCCACGATCGGTTGGTGGGGCAGGTTAGTCATTTACCGCACGTGTTGGCGGCCGGACTGGTCAATCAGAGTAAGCAGGCACTGCAGTCAGATTCGTTGGGACTGCGCGTGGCAGCCGGTGGTTTTAAATCCATGACCCGGATTGCGGCGGCCGATCCCACGATGTGGCAGTCGATTCTGCTCAACAATGGTCCGGTGGTAAGTGACCAGGTGGCTGCTTACATCGAAACGTTACAACGGGTTCAGACCTCCATTGACCAGCAGGATGGTCCGGCACTCTGGGAATACTTTCAAAGCGCCCAGCAAAGTCGGCAACAATTAGAACAACAGGATGATAACCGAGGTGCGGGCTTTTACGACCTTTTCTTAGACATTCCGGACCAACCGGGAACCATTGCGCGGGTGACGACGTTATTAGCCCAGGCCCACCTAAATTTGGTTAACCTGCAGATTTTAGAAGTCCGTGAGGATGTCAACGGAATTTTACAGCTGACCTTTAGTACGGCGGCGGATGCCCAACGGGCGGAGGCGACGCTTGCACCCGAGTATCACATTGTGAGGAGGGATTAG